The region GTGGGTGATATGCCGTGCTCTTCTTTAACACTCTTCCATGTAATTTGAACAACTCTTTCCAAAAAGTACTTATGAAAATACGATCTCTATCTGAAATAATTAAAGCGGGAAAACCATGCAACCTCACCACCTCCTTAATAAACATTGCAGCGACTGTGAAAGCATTAAATGGGTGTTTTAATCCTATAAAATGTGCGTATTTAGAAAAATGATCCACAACAACTAATATAGCATTAATCCTTTGTGAGATCGGTAACCCTTCTATAAAATCCAGCGACACCTCTTCCCACACCAACGTAGGAATATTGAGTGGTTGTAACAACCCGGTTGGTAACTGCTGAGATACTTTCTGTTGTTGGCATACCTGACACTTCtgtacatacaatttgacatcttGCCTCATACCAATCCAAAACCAATTGGTAGCCATTCTAAGATAAGTCTTTATCTCCCCGGAATGACCTCCCATTGCAGAATCGTGATATTCGTGTAGTGGGCCTGGAATTAGCTTCGGCTTTCGAAGTAAAACACACCTTCCTTTATACAACAATCTATTGTCCACCCAACTGAAGTGCTTATACTGTTGAGAACCTGTTGCTAACTCATGTTTAATCCATTGAATATCAGCATATGTTGTGGACTCAGCTTCTAACACTTCCCAAGACACTGTTAAAGTTGCCACCATCTCATTCAACGCCACTTCCCCCACCCGCTTACGTGACAATGCATCTGCCACTTTATTTGATATTCCCGGTTTGAATTAAATCTCAAAGTCAAATCCCAAAAGCTTAGTAACCCATTTTTGATAATACGGGTTTACCTCTCTTTGTTGCTTCAAGAACCTTAGACTTTGCTGATCAGATCGAACAATAAAATATCGCCCCAACAAATAATGCTTCCACTTGTGAATTGCATGATAAATTGCAATCAACTCTTTTTCATAAATAGACTTTTGTTGAGCCCTCACTCCTAACAATTTACTGAAATACGCAATGGGCTGATTCGTTTGCATTAATACAGCCCCCACCCCATACTCGGATGCGTCGGTTTCTAACACAAAAAGGCTGCTTGAAATCTGGCATTTTTAGAACAGGTGGACTGATCAGGTAAGATTTAAGCCTGTCAAATGATTCTGTAGCAGTTGTAATCCACCCGAAATTGTCTTTTTTTAATTGTTCGGTGAGTGGTTGCGTAATTTGAGCATAATTAGCAACAAATTTGCGGTAATAACCTGTCAGTCCTAAGAACCCCCGCAACTCCCTTAGATTACCCGGTTGAGGCCATTCCACAATAGCTTGAACCTTTTCTCGATCCACCTCCACTCCTTGGGCAGAAATTACATGACCCAAATACCCAATTCTCGATTTTCCAAACTCACATTTTCTTTTGTTTACGAACAAAGAATTATAGCCTAGTGTCTCCAACACCTTTTGTAAGTGTCTTTAATGACCTTCCTCATTTCGGCTATAGACAAGGATGTCATCAAAAAAAACCAACATAAATTTCTGAAGGTAAGGTCGAAAAATATCATTCATCAATGATTGAAAAGTAGTCGGCCCATTCATCATGCCAAATGGTAACACTAAGAATTCATAGTGTCCATCATGCGTACGAAATGCGGTCTTATTTGTATCTTCTGACTTTACCAAAATTTGATGGTAACCGGCCTTTAGATCCAACTTAGAAAACACCCTAGACCCATGTAATCCATCCAACAACTCGTCAATTACGGGAATCGGGTACCTGTCGGGCACCGTCTCATTATTCAAAGCTCTATAGTCCACGCAAAACCGCCATGACCCATCTTTTTTTTACCAACAATACGGGGCTCGAAAATGGACTAGTCGAAGGTTTTATAATCCCTTCCTCAAGCATTTCACGGATCAATCTTTCTATTTCATCCTTTTGTGATTGGGGATATCTATAAGGACGTACCCCAACCGGGTTGCATCCATCTCTAAGGGTTATAGCATGTTCATGATTGCGGCTAGGAGGTAACCCCACTGGACTGTCAAATACCCTACTATGTTGTTCCAGAACCTCTGCCAAAAACTCAGGATCAATTTGTTTCTCCTCACTAATACCTTCCTGGACTGTGGCCTCCATACGACTGCATTCCACCCAAAAACCACCCCTATTTGTTTAATACCCTTTAACATTGCTTTCAAAGACACCTGTGATTTCATTAATGTTGGATCCCCCACCAAAGTGATTATCTCTCCCTTCATTTCGAACTTCATAACCTGCGTTTTCCAATTTGTGAGAATAACTCCCAATTTTTCCAACCATTGTATCCCCAAAATAATATCTGAGCTACCTAATGTTAATGGTAGGAAATCTTCAACAATCTCGACACCCCCATCCAGCTGCAACATGACCTCCTTACATACAGCTTCCCCCTTAATTGGCTCCCCATTACCCAAAGATACCCCAAAACTCCCAGATTTCGTAACCAATACCCCTGCTCGTGTCACGGTCtcaaatgaaatgaagttatgggTTGCTCCCGGGTCGATCATCACAATAACTTCATGATCCCCGAGCAACCCTTTTAGGTTCCTTGTCTTTGGATTGGACAATCCAATGACCGAATTTAATGACACCTCCGTCATCAGCTCTTCCAGTGGTGATTGTGGACTGTCTATACCTTCCCCTTCTATGTCCCCTTCTTCCTCTTCTATTAACATAACACTGAGCTCCCTTTTAGCACATCTATGTCCTATCATCCATTTTGCGTCACACCTATAACACAACCCCTTGGCTCTTTTTTCTTGCAACTCTTTTTCCGTCACCCGTTTCACCTCCCCAACTGTTGATAATGCATGCATTGTTTTTGGGATAGCACGGACGCCTGTGAGGACGACGAACGGGTGCTCTAACCCCTCGATATAGATGGACTGGTGGGAACTCCTCCTGAGTATTGCTGTCCGGTTGACATAGCCCCGCTATACATTGACAAGCCACCAGTTCTGATATTACTCAATCCAAACTTGCGGTAACCCGTAAACTTGAGCTTTTCTTCAACCCTTACAGCCTGCTCCATAGCTTGTTCCAAACAGATAGGATGTAATAATCTCACTTCCGCCTTGATTTCCTCTTTAAGGCCATTAATAAAATGTCCCAACAACATTTCCTCTGACACATGCTCTAGCGGAGCTGCTATTTCGATGAATTTTCAACGATATTCATTCACCGAAGCTGTTTGAGTTGTTGATAGCCACTGCTCGTAGAGCAAACCCCCATTGTTAGGACGAAATTGATGAAGCAAAAATACTTTTAAATCAGCCCAGCATCGTATAGGATGACGCTTATTTTCCCATTGGTACCAGTGTAAAGCGTCCCCATCCAATGCAATTATAACAGCCTCCAACATCTCTTCTTCGGATAATCTATAAAATGAAAAATAGTGTTCTACCCACAATATCCAGCCATCCGGATCATCTCCATCAAAAATAGGCATATCTAGTTTGCGGTATCTCCAATTTCCATAACCCCCACTATTATTCCCTGGACCACCCCCAGATCCCCCTCCTACGAAACTACTTCCTACCAATTTTTGCCCCCCAAAACTCCCACTACTGTCATTCTTACCCAACGGACTCACCCCAAGGTTAAGTGCGGCCGGGCCCAGATTATTTACGCTCATATCTACTCCTCCCGAGGAGGTACTGGTATAGATTGGAGATTTATGAGAGAAGAGCGTACCTCAGTTTGGAATTTCAGTTGTTCATTCCTCATAGTATTAATGAGTGACTCGTTATACTCCCTGCTGCAATTAATTCTCCCCTCGAGCCTACCTGCCATAGATTCAATTTCAGCCCCTAGTTGTTTCGTAGTTATTCCTTGCCCCTCCATCAACACTTCTGTCAAAGAATGACGCATTGCCTCCATAGCAGTCTCTACCGCCTTCGACACCAGCTCCTTCATAGACTCCTCCATCCCTGCGAGTTTCTCTTCTACCAGATCTAGTCAGTGTGCCGTCGGAGGTCCCATCAGAATGaagtgctctgataccaatttgcAATAACTCAGATGCTAATAGATGAATCACACAGTATAACTGAATAATCAGATGCACTAATATATGGAACTAGTAATTTAGGTTCATACAATACATTAAGCTATTGGACTTTCGAGAGGCCAATTCTCTCCAGCTAAACACTTGTAAAACAATTCAATCCATACTCCAAACCCTACGCCTTATTCCCTTTTGTTACTCCAGTTCCACAAGACTATTCTACCCCTGACTTCTATTGTTATGTCTGATCAGCCCTTTGACTCTGTTGCTGACTCATGTCCTCTTTATCATATGCTAATTTTACCACTTTAACCTTCTGGTTCTTTCTTGTTCTTGTATACACTAGCAGTGACTTTCCTTTATCTGAATTCATCACATCACCCCAATACTCATGATATGGTAATGTACACTTTATGCAGTGATAAAATATTAGAAGACAATTGAAGACCCAAAAATTTGTATAGTTTAATCTTCATGTTTG is a window of Apium graveolens cultivar Ventura chromosome 11, ASM990537v1, whole genome shotgun sequence DNA encoding:
- the LOC141695725 gene encoding uncharacterized protein LOC141695725, which encodes MHALSTVGEVKRVTEKELQEKRAKGLCYRCDAKWMIGHRCAKRELSVMLIEEEEGDIEGEGIDSPQSPLEELMTEVSLNSVIGLSNPKTRNLKGLLGDHEVIVMIDPGATHNFISFETVTRAGVLVTKSGSFGVSLGNGEPIKGEAVCKEVMLQLDGGVEIVEDFLPLTLGSSDIILGIQWGGFWVECSRMEATVQEGISEEKQIDPEFLAEVLEQHSRVFDSPVGLPPSRNHEHAITLRDGCNPVGVRPYRYPQSQKDEIERLIREMLEEGIIKPSTSPFSSPVLLVKKRWVMAVLRGL